One window from the genome of Xiphophorus hellerii strain 12219 chromosome 16, Xiphophorus_hellerii-4.1, whole genome shotgun sequence encodes:
- the noxo1a gene encoding NADPH oxidase organizer 1a, translating to MASERFPISIRLTGVLHKKKNKMYITSVLWSDQNEIVVYRSFEDFKEMHKQLKKKFPSGSKTKKSDRILPKFQSNRVKQKSQGKGPNKSLVRLKYLQKYCNELLSCDQHVSQSADLAKFLQPNEKELKPEFTKNSIIIIPSEEEIRSYGRQNSSGNVTQPFVTETYRCIAPYETKDTKNKPFKVAVNEMLDVLIKDKAGWWLVENEEKRMAWFPAPYLENLEDEEDEEEVHGTPSTGMFYIVVKSYNSNIVDEVSVNIGVVVEVLRTPDNGWWFIRHKGKMGYVPSLNLQPYINPQVQMTSQYNVQNSSSLLPHSSTLHHSYSYGNLSQHPNPRPISPSLTPTESIHRSQSLNQLSTQPAVSLPAPANNHPTSPTSPVQGPLPEILVQSDEDQEQNGRILRAESVDSFESDSFSDDALSMSAGSSLNLSYGANDQQLRFCRTPQPTVSNSLSPTSNPEGTLLPSVSDPNLYKGPQPPRVPPRPRAQEILTRCSSITRKNATKSNLSTTSTEVTGR from the exons ATGGCGTCTGAGCGTTTTCCAATCAGCATCCGTCTAACCGGAGTCCTtcacaagaagaagaacaaa ATGTACATAACATCTGTGCTTTGGTCGGATCAGAATGAAATTGTAGTTTACAGAAGCTTTGAAGATTTCAAAGAAATGCAT AAACAGCTGAAGAAGAAGTTTCCCTCTGGAAGTAAAACGAAAAAATCTGACAGAATCCTCCCTAAATTTCAAA gcAACAGAGTGAAGCAGAAGAGCCAAGGCAAGGGGCCTAATAAATCACTGGTGCGCCTTAAGTATTTGCAGAAATACTGTAATGAACTCCTGAGCTGTGATCAACACGTCTCACAGTCTGCTGACCTGGCAAAGTTCTTGCAACCAAATGAGAAAGAGCTAAAACCAGAGTTCACCAAAAACAG CATCATCATCATACCCTCTGAGGAAGAGATCAGGAGCTACGGGAGACAGAACAGCAGCGGTAATGTGACCCAGCCATTTGTCACAGAGACCTACAGATGTATAGCCCCATATGAGACCAAagacaccaaaaacaaacctttcaaaGTAGCTGTGAATGAGATGCTTGACGTTCTTATCAAAGACAAAGCAG GGTGGTGGCTCGTAGAGAATGAGGAGAAGAGGATGGCCTGGTTTCCTGCACCCTACCTGGAGAACCTagaagatgaggaggatgaagaggaagtGCATGGTACACCGTCAACAG GGATGTTTTACATAGTTGTCAAGAGCTACAATTCCAACATAGTGGATGAAGTAAGCGTAAACATTGGTGTAGTGGTCGAGGTCCTGCGGACCCCGGATAATGGCTGGTGGTTCATAAG ACACAAAGGAAAAATGGGTTATGTCCCATCTCTGAACCTGCAGCCTTACATAAATCCTCAGGTTCAGATGACGTCTCAGTATAATGTCCAAAACTCCTCTTCTCTCCTGCCCCACTCCTCTACCTTGCACCACAGCTATTCCTATGGCAACCTGTCCCAGCATCCTAACCCCAGACCCATCTCCCCCAGCCTCACCCCAACAGAAAGCATCCACAGGTCCCAGTCTCTGAACCAGTTGTCCACTCAGCCTGCAGTGAGCCTCCCTGCTCCAGCAAACAACCACCCCACCTCCCCAACATCTCCAGTACAAGGCCCTCTTCCAGAGATCCTGGTGCAGAGTGACGAAGACCAGGAGCAGAACGGACGGATCCTCAGAGCAGAGTCGGTGGACAGCTTTGAAAGCGACAGCTTCAGCGATGATGCCCTCTCCATGTCTGCCGGCTCATCCCTCAACTTGAGCTACGGCGCCAACGACCAACAGCTGCGATTCTGCCGCACGCCACAGCCCACGGTGTCCAACAGCCTCAGCCCAACGAGCAACCCTGAGGGAACTCTGCTACCCAGCGTCTCCGACCCCAACCTCTACAAGGGGCCCCAACCCCCGAGGGTTCCCCCGAGACCCCGGGCCCAGGAGATTCTCACCCGCTGTTCCTCAATCACCCGTAAGAATGCGACTAAAAGCAACCTGTCAACAACTTCGACTGAGGTAACGGGTCGATGA